In one Erwinia aphidicola genomic region, the following are encoded:
- a CDS encoding RHS repeat-associated core domain-containing protein produces the protein MDMHNYITQVPIMPGPALRSRQTLLYGTDPQGSVTAEAGLRTALPVYGAWGTRRPGGATGRTAFAGEVRENHDLYRLGNRLYSPRLRRFLSADPLSPFGAGGLNRYAYCGGDPVNRIDPTGNSWLDWLGAALGIVGAVVGTVVTGGALLGAAAVAATGSLAAAMSTASGLALTAGLALDVVSLAAEVGATVALATGDKKAMNILGWVAFGTGLASAGAAMVPRAGKAVARTGRFVGRWQHRLQHAGGRTRRKAFSESLHQSPGTSENIVRIGYHGTSQNNAAKIIESGFTKDLFLTDSYLNANKYALVAADSNSSSPVVLAASANKNDIQNITAVQVKASNSSYVPEVKVDKNSLRFINFDNETDTNAVMDNFFEFWYEKTPNPLERLNSVQLERLQRLGAEAINRENRRAGCFGFLNFFRKR, from the coding sequence ATGGATATGCATAATTATATCACCCAAGTTCCTATTATGCCGGGACCGGCTCTGCGTTCACGACAGACCCTGCTGTACGGCACAGACCCCCAGGGCTCCGTCACTGCGGAGGCCGGTCTCCGCACCGCCCTCCCCGTCTACGGGGCCTGGGGCACCCGCCGCCCCGGCGGCGCCACCGGACGTACCGCCTTTGCCGGCGAAGTCCGTGAGAACCACGACCTGTACCGGCTCGGTAACCGCCTCTACAGCCCACGCCTGCGCCGCTTCCTCTCCGCCGACCCCCTGAGTCCTTTCGGGGCTGGCGGTCTTAACCGCTATGCCTACTGTGGCGGGGACCCGGTTAACCGTATTGACCCGACGGGCAACAGCTGGCTTGACTGGCTCGGGGCCGCCCTGGGCATTGTCGGCGCTGTGGTGGGCACGGTGGTGACCGGTGGAGCCCTGCTCGGGGCCGCCGCTGTTGCTGCGACAGGCAGCCTGGCGGCGGCCATGTCCACCGCATCAGGCCTCGCCCTGACCGCCGGTCTTGCGCTGGATGTTGTCTCGCTGGCTGCCGAGGTGGGAGCGACCGTGGCGCTGGCCACAGGGGATAAAAAGGCAATGAATATCCTGGGCTGGGTGGCATTCGGTACCGGTCTTGCCTCTGCCGGGGCCGCTATGGTCCCCCGTGCTGGTAAGGCTGTGGCTCGTACCGGTCGCTTTGTGGGCCGCTGGCAACATCGGCTGCAGCATGCCGGCGGCAGGACGCGCAGAAAAGCATTTTCTGAAAGTTTGCATCAAAGCCCTGGTACGTCCGAAAATATAGTACGTATTGGTTACCATGGTACCAGTCAGAACAATGCGGCTAAAATCATTGAAAGCGGCTTCACAAAGGATCTGTTTCTGACAGATAGTTATTTGAATGCAAATAAATACGCCCTTGTCGCAGCAGACAGTAATTCCTCATCTCCTGTCGTGCTTGCTGCATCAGCAAATAAAAACGATATCCAAAATATAACAGCAGTACAGGTTAAGGCCTCTAACAGTTCGTATGTTCCTGAAGTGAAAGTTGATAAAAATTCACTTCGCTTTATAAATTTTGATAATGAAACGGATACAAATGCAGTTATGGACAATTTTTTCGAATTCTGGTATGAAAAAACTCCAAACCCATTAGAACGGCTTAACAGTGTTCAGCTTGAAAGGCTTCAGAGGCTAGGGGCGGAGGCGATTAATCGAGAAAACAGACGCGCAGGATGCTTTGGGTTTTTGAATTTTTTTCGCAAGAGGTAG
- a CDS encoding RHS repeat protein, translating into MLKQNIGIQDYSIMDTGAVHSTAQNFLSSIEAGVDPRTGLYSASISLPVGEGNCLRGPGSVVSLSFSALNNRNTGFGVGWGLSVTSLDLSANLLQLSSGERFRIDPWTQGEECTFPDRKLDSFSLIVENPYRAVISHYSSGIIEILEAPDGGSRLVTTNLIGTDGSSIFMEWQSFGTDDIRLISIYDDNKTALLNVDYDFVSSLTLHPNTSYATQMLFHCENERLVRISLPTLQTYNAYQVKAHEEVEWNFTYETTSSPSLLLLNSVTQPFGAHERVQYDESAMTLPSGAPRSTMPAVILRTLWEDDSLNRKVHESQFQYNLNGNSNYYGYPAISNWRDSEDNLLHWTGREDFIYGSTETLYDSDDNPLCITERQYNRFHLITRETSSYTDYVHEVLTTYHDDVTQPFEAQLPYCQLPRTVMTRQWMTSAPETVLITEVTTTYDEYGNLKTRYDSASGQTVAREYYPPAGASCPAGTELCPPDPHGKVHRLKSLTLMPDERGGPVRQTNYVYTRVPLREGIQQRTGYAHKTEYYIQASGETVWATENGTTRLIEENKQYFYTDGGEQHGSLLEERSTRNGHTAKREYRYVLDRVAGELNTYTTLTTHDGICVTTSETRQLQTGLTLSTVGLNNTETRISYDALGRKVSINSMPGTEFEAITSWKYQMQKGEAWQQTTDPTGLVYYTRFDSLGRPVVLDAPGHDGVPVIVKTSEYNSLGQVIAETEVDPGMPGIDPLHLKTSYEYNSLGEIRREIRPDGVCAVQETEFTLKNGQVVVSTLAWLEDPNGEETAYTLTEKSADGTTLRTERGKRDCKRLRHPANEMSWTYDGLGRCLSLTDACGQITLQRWDDEDRLIESVLPDKTLVKRSYPPHLSDDYPEAIYVQHASLGSEPVMLGRRVYDGLGRVLTEEVGGSVSYNIYEDVQMSPASTIRADGSELKMVWESALGEAPLTLSSGNDNQPYVENQYHPLTGRLIKTQTSGGAVKLTYDLLGNVMHADHAIIGDQKRQVTQTVTPGGRLMQIKAQDGVTTTYLYDQLGRLVSQKDTDVEVNLFYDSLGREKERTVISADNGNRITTFTAYDEFGRPAQQTWVISTLAGDTTRSVFFMYRADNKLVSKRLEDSAGNILREEKMEYDMRGRLVCHSILAFDDAEWPQDEQGSLYQKQEFVYDALDNLLTVTTEFLDNTVNVTTYGYDSADPVKLICVENSRAGYPGHNSPLILRYDEEGNVTNDGDGLNFYYDNLGLLSRIQSDDETQCTEYEYGPDGKACRVAEGDSHVYRYYKDGKLRCEMRGDKSTRFIRCGEMTIGESFMVDAENELHTEE; encoded by the coding sequence ATGTTGAAGCAGAATATTGGAATACAAGACTATTCCATCATGGATACAGGGGCCGTACATTCGACTGCACAAAATTTTCTCAGCAGTATTGAGGCTGGTGTTGACCCGCGTACGGGACTTTACTCTGCATCAATTTCTCTGCCTGTTGGTGAAGGTAATTGTCTGCGTGGACCTGGCTCTGTAGTCTCCCTTTCATTTAGTGCACTGAACAACCGTAACACAGGTTTTGGCGTTGGCTGGGGATTATCTGTTACCAGTCTGGATTTGTCTGCAAATCTTCTGCAGCTTTCTTCAGGCGAGCGTTTCCGTATTGACCCCTGGACTCAGGGCGAGGAATGTACTTTTCCCGATCGTAAACTTGACTCGTTTTCATTGATTGTTGAGAACCCGTATCGGGCCGTTATTTCACATTACAGTTCAGGAATAATCGAGATCCTTGAAGCGCCTGATGGAGGAAGCCGCTTAGTCACAACAAACCTCATTGGCACAGATGGCAGCAGCATTTTCATGGAATGGCAGTCTTTCGGTACAGACGATATCAGGCTGATTTCTATTTATGATGATAATAAAACCGCTCTCCTGAACGTGGATTATGATTTCGTTTCGTCTCTGACGCTGCACCCAAACACTAGTTATGCCACCCAGATGTTGTTTCATTGTGAAAATGAGCGCCTCGTCCGCATCTCACTACCCACTCTTCAGACTTATAACGCATATCAGGTTAAAGCGCATGAAGAAGTTGAATGGAATTTCACTTATGAAACCACATCGTCACCAAGCTTATTGCTCCTGAATTCAGTTACCCAGCCTTTTGGAGCCCATGAACGGGTGCAGTACGATGAATCTGCCATGACACTTCCTTCCGGTGCTCCACGCAGTACTATGCCCGCAGTGATACTTCGCACGCTCTGGGAAGATGACTCTTTAAACAGAAAAGTCCATGAAAGTCAGTTCCAGTATAATCTGAACGGTAATTCAAACTACTATGGTTATCCGGCAATCAGCAACTGGCGCGACAGTGAAGATAATCTGCTTCACTGGACTGGCCGCGAGGATTTTATTTACGGCTCTACTGAAACGCTATATGACAGTGACGATAACCCGCTATGCATTACTGAACGTCAATACAACCGCTTTCATCTGATCACCCGTGAGACGTCGAGCTATACTGATTATGTACATGAAGTTTTAACAACCTATCACGACGATGTGACTCAGCCATTTGAAGCCCAGCTACCCTATTGCCAGTTACCCCGCACGGTTATGACGCGACAATGGATGACCAGTGCTCCCGAAACCGTATTAATCACAGAGGTTACAACCACCTATGATGAGTATGGTAATCTTAAAACACGTTACGACAGCGCAAGTGGTCAAACCGTTGCAAGAGAATATTATCCGCCTGCCGGTGCAAGCTGTCCGGCTGGTACAGAGCTGTGTCCTCCAGATCCGCACGGTAAGGTCCACCGACTCAAATCGCTTACACTGATGCCTGATGAACGAGGTGGCCCCGTTCGTCAGACAAACTATGTTTATACCCGCGTTCCGTTGCGCGAAGGTATTCAACAACGTACAGGCTATGCCCATAAGACAGAGTATTATATCCAGGCCAGTGGCGAAACTGTCTGGGCTACAGAGAATGGGACAACAAGGCTTATTGAAGAGAATAAGCAATATTTTTATACCGACGGGGGGGAGCAGCATGGAAGTTTACTGGAAGAGCGATCAACCCGAAATGGTCATACTGCCAAGCGAGAATACCGCTATGTCCTGGATCGTGTTGCCGGAGAACTGAATACTTATACCACTCTGACCACTCATGACGGGATCTGTGTAACCACATCTGAAACCCGGCAATTACAGACTGGCCTGACCTTAAGCACTGTGGGGTTGAATAATACGGAGACCCGCATTAGCTACGACGCACTCGGTCGTAAGGTCTCTATAAATTCAATGCCAGGAACTGAGTTTGAAGCCATAACGTCGTGGAAATACCAGATGCAGAAAGGGGAAGCCTGGCAGCAAACAACAGATCCTACGGGCCTCGTATATTACACCCGATTTGACAGTCTGGGACGCCCCGTTGTACTTGACGCTCCGGGACATGATGGTGTACCGGTAATAGTTAAAACGAGTGAATATAATTCGCTTGGCCAAGTTATTGCGGAAACTGAGGTCGATCCGGGGATGCCGGGTATTGACCCACTGCATTTAAAAACGAGTTATGAATATAACAGTCTAGGTGAAATCCGGCGTGAAATTCGACCTGACGGTGTCTGCGCTGTTCAGGAAACAGAATTCACCCTAAAGAATGGTCAGGTTGTCGTCAGTACTCTGGCCTGGCTTGAGGATCCTAACGGAGAAGAAACAGCCTATACCCTCACAGAAAAAAGCGCCGATGGAACAACGCTGCGTACTGAGAGAGGCAAACGTGACTGCAAACGTCTTCGTCATCCGGCAAATGAGATGAGCTGGACTTATGACGGACTGGGTCGTTGTCTGAGCTTAACTGACGCATGCGGACAAATTACTCTCCAGCGCTGGGATGATGAAGATCGCCTCATTGAGAGCGTTCTTCCGGATAAAACTTTAGTAAAACGGAGTTACCCGCCACACCTTAGCGACGACTATCCGGAAGCTATTTATGTGCAGCATGCTTCACTGGGAAGTGAACCAGTCATGCTGGGCCGTCGTGTCTACGATGGTCTGGGACGCGTGCTTACGGAGGAGGTGGGTGGCTCAGTCAGTTACAATATCTATGAAGATGTACAAATGAGCCCGGCCAGTACTATTCGTGCTGACGGATCCGAATTGAAAATGGTTTGGGAATCCGCACTGGGTGAAGCCCCATTAACGCTTTCTTCAGGTAATGATAACCAGCCTTATGTAGAAAACCAGTATCATCCCTTAACTGGCCGCCTGATTAAAACTCAGACCAGCGGGGGGGCTGTAAAACTGACATATGATTTGCTGGGGAATGTGATGCATGCCGATCATGCTATTATCGGTGACCAGAAACGGCAGGTTACACAGACAGTAACGCCAGGCGGACGGCTCATGCAGATTAAGGCTCAGGATGGCGTGACTACAACTTATCTGTATGACCAGCTTGGTCGTTTAGTCAGTCAAAAGGATACAGATGTCGAAGTTAATCTTTTTTACGACAGCCTGGGACGCGAAAAGGAGCGTACGGTAATTTCTGCTGATAACGGTAACCGAATTACGACCTTTACTGCTTATGACGAATTTGGCAGGCCGGCGCAGCAAACCTGGGTAATTAGTACGCTTGCCGGCGATACCACACGCTCTGTATTCTTTATGTACAGAGCAGACAATAAGCTCGTATCAAAACGCCTGGAGGATAGTGCCGGAAATATCCTGCGCGAGGAGAAAATGGAATATGATATGCGTGGGCGTCTTGTATGCCACAGTATTCTTGCTTTTGATGATGCAGAGTGGCCTCAAGATGAACAAGGCTCACTTTATCAAAAACAAGAGTTTGTATATGATGCACTGGATAATTTATTAACGGTCACCACTGAATTCCTGGATAATACGGTAAATGTCACCACCTATGGCTACGATTCTGCTGATCCTGTAAAACTGATTTGTGTTGAGAACAGCCGGGCGGGTTATCCGGGGCATAACTCTCCTCTCATTCTGCGTTATGACGAAGAGGGTAATGTGACAAATGATGGTGACGGACTCAATTTTTATTATGATAACCTTGGTCTGCTAAGCCGTATCCAGAGTGATGATGAAACACAATGCACTGAATACGAATATGGACCTGATGGAAAAGCGTGCAGGGTAGCTGAAGGAGATAGTCATGTTTATAGATATTATAAAGATGGCAAACTTCGCTGTGAAATGAGGGGTGATAAAAGCACCCGATTTATTAGGTGTGGGGAAATGACTATAGGGGAAAGTTTTATGGTTGATGCAGAAAATGAGCTTCACACTGAAGAATAA
- a CDS encoding glycoside hydrolase family 19 protein encodes MTQDEFKVAAGITDELVQKWFYPVMVAMETCFINTPLRQAHFIAQISVESMGFQMIQESFNYSSEGLKIFGSRLTEQQRTELGRKHWELVLPVERQIAIANIVYGNRYGNNANGDGWKYRGRGLKQLTFRWNYIACGEDLGLDLEEKPELLLDPINAACSAGWFWKNNNCNYFADRNDISGLTRRINGGFNGLKLRTQHTNRAIAALTP; translated from the coding sequence ATGACACAGGATGAATTTAAAGTCGCCGCAGGAATAACGGATGAGCTTGTACAGAAATGGTTTTATCCGGTTATGGTGGCTATGGAGACATGCTTTATTAATACTCCATTACGCCAGGCCCATTTCATTGCACAAATTTCTGTTGAATCGATGGGGTTTCAAATGATTCAGGAATCATTTAACTATTCATCAGAGGGGTTGAAGATTTTTGGATCCAGACTAACGGAGCAACAGCGTACAGAGTTAGGAAGAAAACACTGGGAACTCGTTTTGCCGGTTGAGCGTCAGATAGCTATCGCGAATATTGTTTATGGTAACAGATACGGTAACAATGCTAATGGAGATGGCTGGAAATATCGTGGGCGAGGGCTAAAGCAATTAACTTTTCGCTGGAATTATATTGCATGTGGCGAAGATTTGGGACTCGATCTTGAGGAAAAACCAGAACTACTCTTAGATCCTATTAACGCTGCATGTTCTGCGGGCTGGTTCTGGAAAAACAATAATTGTAACTACTTTGCTGACAGGAATGATATTAGCGGTCTGACGCGGCGTATTAATGGCGGATTTAATGGGCTTAAGTTAAGAACGCAACATACAAACAGAGCAATTGCTGCACTTACTCCATGA
- a CDS encoding lysis protein has translation MSWKKEKVRASVYEVKLADLKTLYEKQLNQLKQISELDKHYTRALHDENIKIDDLHSRINSGTQRLHISANCEQQLPSSSATSGMDDAASPRLTQDAEQGYFTHRKDLVRAEKMILGLQDYIREQCIK, from the coding sequence GTGTCGTGGAAAAAAGAAAAGGTCCGCGCCTCGGTTTATGAAGTAAAGCTGGCTGATTTAAAGACTTTATATGAAAAACAGCTCAACCAGTTGAAACAAATTTCTGAACTTGATAAACACTATACGCGAGCATTGCACGATGAAAATATTAAAATTGATGATTTGCACAGTCGGATTAACTCTGGTACTCAGCGGTTGCACATCTCAGCAAACTGTGAGCAACAATTGCCCTCCTCCTCCGCCACCTCCGGCATGGATGATGCAGCCTCCCCCAGACTTACTCAGGACGCTGAACAGGGTTATTTCACCCACCGCAAGGACCTTGTCAGAGCAGAAAAAATGATTCTCGGTCTGCAGGATTATATTAGAGAGCAATGCATTAAATAA
- a CDS encoding phage holin family protein: MSYPKMIFAEILLWVRENKGPLGYALSGGTMAVLRCIYHGESFKNTCAEGGMCAMAAFGISEVLVAMEWQPDLAFPASVFLGYVGISSVLQFMRLKTESEKKDKKMKDIQEEA; encoded by the coding sequence ATGTCATATCCAAAAATGATTTTTGCAGAAATATTACTATGGGTCCGGGAAAACAAAGGCCCGCTTGGTTACGCTCTTTCAGGTGGTACGATGGCTGTTTTAAGATGTATTTATCATGGCGAATCGTTTAAAAATACCTGCGCAGAAGGAGGTATGTGTGCCATGGCTGCCTTCGGAATCAGTGAGGTCCTGGTTGCCATGGAATGGCAACCAGACCTCGCATTTCCTGCCTCGGTTTTTTTAGGTTATGTTGGTATTTCATCTGTACTTCAGTTCATGCGGCTTAAAACGGAAAGCGAAAAAAAAGATAAAAAAATGAAAGATATTCAGGAAGAGGCTTGA
- a CDS encoding antitermination protein Q — MKLELISRAFMPSSVAGAIDIPSKKNPVRKNKSDIVASLAFLRGENLIGLELFLAKIKINKPDKSFDFLYQIAIENCESVPSLKKLSPSQRKSVLEIICASAFEDFARSAATTRPCKNCSSMGFLEAEVFTNCFSKNKACSPVLVEENAKSTTEIKGKWRQIREVVRVLCHDCKGKGYVSSACQCRGRGKVINREKTELVGLPVMKNCSKCHGKGYTRLPFSSVLGRLKPLWPVGKSKAYKEVKPFFNMLVARCHQEEAKVETELKKINYDEF, encoded by the coding sequence ATGAAGCTTGAGCTAATCAGTCGTGCATTTATGCCATCATCTGTTGCAGGTGCAATTGATATACCTTCAAAAAAAAATCCTGTAAGAAAAAATAAATCCGATATTGTTGCTTCCCTGGCCTTTCTTAGAGGTGAGAATCTTATTGGATTAGAGCTTTTTCTCGCAAAAATAAAAATTAACAAACCAGATAAATCTTTTGATTTTTTATATCAAATAGCAATTGAAAACTGCGAATCAGTTCCTTCATTAAAAAAACTCTCACCCTCACAGAGAAAATCTGTTTTAGAAATTATTTGTGCGAGCGCATTTGAAGACTTTGCCAGGAGTGCAGCAACTACAAGGCCTTGTAAGAACTGTAGTTCTATGGGTTTTTTAGAAGCTGAAGTATTTACAAATTGCTTCAGCAAGAATAAGGCGTGCTCACCAGTTCTAGTTGAAGAAAATGCAAAATCAACAACTGAAATCAAAGGAAAATGGCGACAGATTCGAGAAGTTGTACGGGTATTGTGTCATGACTGTAAAGGTAAAGGTTACGTATCAAGCGCATGCCAATGTCGGGGCAGGGGAAAGGTCATAAACAGAGAAAAAACGGAGCTTGTTGGATTGCCGGTGATGAAGAACTGTTCGAAATGTCACGGTAAAGGATATACAAGGCTGCCCTTTTCAAGCGTTCTTGGAAGATTAAAACCATTATGGCCTGTCGGTAAAAGCAAAGCATATAAAGAAGTTAAACCGTTTTTTAACATGCTTGTTGCTCGCTGTCATCAAGAAGAGGCCAAAGTTGAAACAGAGTTAAAGAAAATTAACTATGATGAATTTTGA
- a CDS encoding helix-turn-helix transcriptional regulator, which produces MKVFSQKLQKVLHEQGISQSEFARLIGVTSQSVNGWCTSRTFPRSEVLEKIPGLTGKPLFWFFMTEEDEKNF; this is translated from the coding sequence ATGAAGGTATTTAGCCAAAAACTACAAAAGGTGCTCCATGAACAGGGTATCAGCCAGTCAGAATTTGCTCGCCTGATAGGTGTTACCTCTCAGTCAGTAAATGGATGGTGTACGTCCCGAACTTTTCCTAGGAGTGAAGTACTGGAAAAAATCCCAGGGCTGACTGGCAAGCCTCTGTTCTGGTTCTTTATGACAGAAGAAGATGAAAAAAACTTTTAA
- a CDS encoding IS91 family transposase produces MYIPRPTKLLFQHNDGWSQYLDKHGDTLSDWTKLAVERMLACGTCLMGVRRYCCASPNCTHSRFFCQSCKSKACSSCGFKATEQWIAEQQHILPDCDWQHITFTMPHLLWPFFNNNWPLLNDLFRCATRAMLRWARRQGIEVGIFCALHNYGRQLNQHPHIHVSVTRGGLDVKHNTWRQLFFKKKDVEQIWRNAVIYLLRDNYTHINPGDLPGLGHILNEDRWRRYLHAQYRRAWKIHFAKKTRGAWRSVKYLGRYLKRPPVAASQLRHYRGGSIVHQYYDHNTQQHKRQKLTQEEMLQRYISHIPARHFKMVRYYGFLANRKRGQLLPKVYEALSMTVRDKPKRPGFAVLMKGFLGSDPYQCILCGDRLRFAGAEAGRHATELLSTRLQRMEKKRWLQAPALDKCV; encoded by the coding sequence ATGTACATTCCGCGACCCACAAAGCTGTTGTTCCAGCATAACGACGGCTGGAGCCAGTATCTGGATAAACATGGCGACACCCTCAGCGACTGGACCAAACTCGCCGTCGAGCGCATGCTCGCCTGCGGTACTTGCCTCATGGGCGTTCGCCGTTATTGCTGTGCCTCGCCGAACTGCACACACTCGCGCTTTTTCTGCCAGAGCTGCAAGTCCAAGGCCTGCAGCAGTTGCGGCTTCAAGGCCACCGAGCAGTGGATTGCCGAGCAGCAGCACATCCTGCCCGACTGCGACTGGCAACACATCACGTTTACCATGCCCCACCTGCTGTGGCCGTTTTTCAACAACAACTGGCCCCTGCTCAACGACCTGTTTCGCTGTGCCACCCGGGCCATGCTCCGCTGGGCCCGCCGACAGGGTATCGAGGTCGGCATCTTTTGTGCACTCCACAACTATGGCCGGCAGCTCAATCAGCACCCGCATATCCACGTCTCCGTCACCCGTGGCGGCCTCGACGTCAAACACAACACCTGGCGACAGCTTTTCTTTAAAAAGAAAGACGTAGAACAAATCTGGCGTAACGCCGTCATTTACCTGCTACGTGACAACTATACGCACATCAACCCCGGTGACCTGCCGGGCCTCGGCCATATCCTTAATGAGGACCGGTGGCGCCGCTACCTGCATGCCCAGTATCGCCGCGCCTGGAAAATCCACTTCGCCAAAAAGACCCGGGGTGCCTGGCGCAGCGTGAAATACCTCGGCCGTTACCTGAAACGACCACCGGTGGCAGCCTCGCAGTTGCGCCATTACCGCGGTGGTTCGATCGTTCATCAGTACTACGACCACAACACGCAGCAACACAAACGCCAGAAGCTAACCCAGGAAGAGATGCTACAACGCTATATCAGCCATATTCCGGCGCGGCATTTTAAAATGGTGCGGTACTACGGCTTTTTGGCCAACCGTAAACGGGGCCAACTGTTGCCGAAGGTTTACGAAGCGCTGTCGATGACGGTGCGGGATAAGCCCAAACGGCCCGGGTTCGCAGTGTTGATGAAAGGCTTCCTGGGCTCAGATCCGTACCAATGCATCCTGTGCGGCGATCGGCTGCGATTTGCCGGCGCCGAGGCTGGCAGGCATGCGACAGAATTACTGTCGACCAGGCTACAGCGGATGGAGAAAAAGCGATGGCTTCAGGCACCGGCTCTGGATAAGTGCGTCTGA
- a CDS encoding abortive infection family protein codes for MSNKIPNSVIGAVSAVIAAHYYSHTTLESIFMESGAPGDVPLGNCETKCSNWIKICNDDPDTDTDAFSVLGLVIQKYMDLPPDSYSKAGGDLTVREGQKRISDALSRSQLEYRTNGIITKSGSTTISKTLEDYIKLGDYSSIDNEFRRAVENIQTDPHASVTAACSIIESTLKHYIEKFNLPMPQKLTVAPLWSTVMPDLGLNSDPMLAADQHKVLKGMSSIIDGVAAFRSHIGSAHGRGPNPPMIVVAEARLVVNVSHTIVVFIMDILHAKKT; via the coding sequence GTGAGTAATAAGATACCTAACAGTGTTATAGGGGCTGTTTCAGCAGTTATTGCTGCACACTATTATAGCCACACAACACTAGAAAGTATTTTTATGGAATCTGGCGCACCTGGTGATGTGCCATTGGGTAATTGCGAAACAAAATGCAGCAATTGGATTAAAATTTGCAATGATGACCCAGATACAGATACAGATGCATTTTCAGTTTTAGGACTTGTAATCCAAAAGTATATGGACTTGCCGCCAGACTCATATTCCAAGGCAGGAGGAGACCTAACCGTAAGAGAGGGTCAAAAACGGATATCTGATGCTCTGTCTAGAAGTCAGTTGGAATACAGGACCAATGGAATAATAACCAAATCTGGTTCAACAACAATTTCTAAAACGCTAGAAGACTATATAAAGCTAGGTGATTACTCATCAATTGATAATGAGTTTCGTCGCGCTGTAGAAAATATTCAAACCGATCCACATGCATCGGTGACTGCCGCATGTTCAATAATCGAATCAACGTTGAAGCACTACATAGAAAAGTTCAATTTACCAATGCCACAAAAACTAACAGTGGCACCTCTATGGTCAACTGTAATGCCGGATTTAGGCCTGAACTCTGATCCAATGTTAGCAGCAGACCAGCACAAGGTTTTAAAGGGTATGTCATCGATAATTGATGGTGTGGCCGCGTTTAGATCACACATAGGTTCAGCACATGGTCGTGGGCCTAATCCTCCAATGATCGTAGTTGCTGAAGCAAGATTGGTTGTCAACGTATCCCATACCATCGTCGTATTCATCATGGATATACTCCATGCAAAAAAAACATAG
- a CDS encoding Replication protein — MASVVVGCIRNHDWCRNPDLIELRRQGYTPYSRIFDRTFRPKPMRITARSESREALSALSLVLAANCDYSPDSEYMFEIMMPVEDIARRMGVLHVYESGRKAYDVLLNALRVLEQMDYVVVHRDRDADSGQNKPMRIFLTDSFFTSRGMTIETVRQSLHKYRQWAVASGVAESMKQKHERHQLKMARLGINIDNHHSLKNRLKKIKRWVVSPDLREEKQRVTSDIEAALDGHSQKLRQLRPRGGADRYQQAWTRWTSSPECYPALKYKLEAAVKAEHPQLHVTDAEKYYRLLLERAGIPV, encoded by the coding sequence ATGGCTTCAGTCGTTGTCGGCTGCATCCGAAATCACGACTGGTGTCGTAATCCCGATCTGATCGAGCTTCGCCGTCAGGGCTATACCCCGTATTCGCGCATTTTTGACCGGACGTTCCGGCCTAAACCGATGCGCATTACCGCCCGCTCTGAAAGCCGGGAAGCGCTCAGCGCCCTGTCGCTGGTGCTTGCCGCAAACTGTGACTACAGCCCCGACAGCGAGTACATGTTCGAAATCATGATGCCCGTTGAGGATATCGCCCGGCGCATGGGCGTGCTGCACGTCTATGAAAGCGGCCGCAAGGCGTATGACGTTCTGCTTAACGCGTTGCGGGTGCTGGAACAGATGGACTACGTGGTGGTTCACCGCGATCGCGATGCGGATTCCGGGCAGAACAAACCGATGCGCATCTTCCTCACCGACAGCTTCTTCACCTCGCGCGGCATGACCATCGAGACCGTCAGGCAGTCCCTGCACAAATACCGGCAGTGGGCGGTGGCCTCCGGCGTCGCGGAGTCGATGAAGCAGAAGCACGAACGTCACCAGCTCAAAATGGCGAGACTCGGCATCAACATTGATAACCACCACTCGCTCAAAAACCGCCTGAAAAAGATTAAGCGCTGGGTTGTCAGCCCGGACCTGCGGGAGGAAAAGCAGCGGGTAACTTCCGACATCGAGGCCGCGCTAGATGGCCACTCGCAGAAACTGCGTCAGCTTCGCCCGCGCGGCGGGGCTGACCGCTACCAGCAGGCCTGGACGCGCTGGACGTCGAGTCCTGAATGTTATCCTGCCCTGAAATACAAACTGGAAGCGGCCGTTAAGGCTGAGCATCCCCAGCTGCACGTGACGGACGCCGAGAAATACTACAGGCTGCTGCTGGAGCGCGCCGGCATCCCCGTCTGA